The genomic segment CCTGCCGATCATGCCGCCGGACGACTCCACAACCGCCTTCAGCGCATTGGCGATGACAGTCAGGCATCGGTCTCCTTCCTGATGCCCGTAGCGGTCATTGAAGCGTTTGAAAAAATCGACGTCGATCAGGAAGACGACGAAGTCGCGGCGCTCGTCTTTCCAGATGGCCCAGCATTCGTCGAGTCGCCGATCCAGCGCGCGTCGGTTGCTTATGCCTGTCAGGTAATCGGTATTTGAAAGCTCGAGCAGTGATCTTCCACGCTCGGACGCTTCCCAGTGCTGGTAGCGAGCCTCTGCCGCGTTCAGCAACACGTTTCGACGCTCCACGTTCAATCGCCAATTGACGAAAGACGTGAAGACAAAGCACGAAATGTAGAACATCCCGAAGGCAAGCTTGTAGGTTTGGCCTGAAGGAAAGAACTCCTCGATGGTAACAAAAAATGCGCCGAGAACGAAGCTGGAGGTGATCACGGAGAGCCGAAACGGAAAACTGAAAAAGAGGTTGGCGCCCATCATGAAGATGGCGCCAAATATCATGTAGTATGACATGGCAGTGACATCGCGGGTGCCGATCGCCGGGTAAAGCCAGCCCACATAGCCCACAAGCAATGCAGAGGCGCATGTGATGTCCAGCCAGACGGTTTTCGCTTTTGCCAGTCGCAAGGCTTCGAAAGCCAGCAGCGCGATCGTTGCAACAACGAATCGCGCGGCGATCGTCACAGGCGCAACATCGGGGATGAGCCATCGGTCGGGAAGTGCGAAGGCCACATAAACGGCAACCGCGATCCAAAGGCCATGCCGTGAGCTTCGCCTTCGGACAGTATCATTCTCAATTTCCAGAGAGTTACGAGCCTCGGCGAATGAAAAGCTGGCGGTTGATTCGTCGCGCTGAACATTAGCGTAAGCCGCGATCATTCAACAACACCAGCCCGACAGCGAGCTAACGAGCGTAAAAAGTAAGCCATGCTTGGGCGCCCTCCAAAATTACGTTCGGCAACCTGCAACCGGTTTGTCTTATTACTTAACATTCGTAGAGGAGCAGGTTCCCACCCGCAACAGTAGAAATACCCTTATCCCGTGCAGATTCTAGTCGCATCTAATTTCGAGGGTGATTATGCTTAACGCGAGGTCAAGGGAGTCTCGAAATGGCACGAAGTCTTGTCTTGGACGGTGAAAGTCTTGTTGCGCCGGGTGAAATTCGTCAGGCAACAAGGAGGTTTGCTGCGCCAAATCCCTGCGACTTTACCGTTGCCAAAGCCGACCTTGCTGTCAGCCTTGACGTGTCGAGCCGTCAGTTCAAATCCGGCGTCGAGGCAAGTGCGATAATCGAGCGCCTTACCGACGCCTTGCATCGGTTACGGCGTCGCGTTCATCCAGAGGTGTGGGATGTCATCGTTCCTATCGCGCAATCTCATCCAGTTGCTCACTATCTAAATCAGGATCCGTTGACCCGCTGGTCGTTTGAAAAACCCCGCGGCTATTCTGGCGACGCACGTCTTCTCGACTTCATCTACGGCAGGCCCGAGATCGAGGACGCCGTCGCATCATCGAGCACCTTGGGACGTTCAATCTATGCCTACACTCGAAATGCTTCGTCATCCGTCGCGGTAAGGGAGCGCCGGGACATTCTGGCGCGCCGAGTAGACGAAATCGCTTCGGCTCGGCCCGGTTCCGCCGAAGTCTTGGCCATCGCGTCGGGCCATCTTCGCGAGGGGCCTTTGTCGCGCGCTCTCGGCGCCGGCGCGATCAAACGCTGGGTGGCTTTGGATCAGGACCCGATGAGCGTTGGAACCGTAGCCCGCGATTTCGCCGGCACGTCCGTCGAGTCAATCAACGGGTCGGTCAAATCCTTGCTCGGTGGAAGGCATGCGCTGGGAATGTTCGATTTCGTCTATGCCGCGGGTCTTTATGACTATTTGCCGGATGCCGTAGCCGTAAAGCTGACCAAGAAGTGCGTCAGCATGCTCAAGCCCGGCGGCACATTCCTGTTCGCCAACTTCTCCCCGGAGACGGACGTCGATGGCTATATGGAGACATTTATGAACTGGGAACTGCTGTTGCGGTCAGAACGCGAGATGGGCTTGATCGCCAGTGAAAGCGCGGCTGGGGCGGATCTGAAGGTGTCTGTTTGGCCCGGCTCGAATCGGAGCGTTGTCTATTGTGAAATTGAAAAGCAGCCCTAAACCGCACGCATGTCACCGCTCTGACGGGAGATGTGCATGAGCCTCGATGACGAGCGAGACAAACTCCCGGAGTTTTACGCCCTCCTCGGCAGTGCGCTCGATTGAGCTGCATGAGCGATTATCTTCTTTTTCTGGCGTGATGCCAATCATCCGGCCGAAGTAAACCCGCTCGTTCGCGCCTGCTGCATGTTCCAGTTCCATAAATACCTCTTACGCCACCGACACTTGTAGCGGCTATTTAGTAATGCGACAGTTGGGCCAGTTAGAGATGCGACAATCTTGCCTCTTGGTGCACTGGTTAATGCCAACGTTGGGAGCAAGGATGACGATCTTCAGCCTGGTCGAGACCAGGAGCGGTCGGAGTCGTCATGTCCTTTATGATCACCATGTCGCAGAAAGAATTGCATCGCCTCGAAGTTGTCCAGAAGATCCGCGATCGGCGCCTTAGCGTTGTCCAGGCCGCCGAACTGCTGGGCCTTAGCCGAAGTCAGATGCACAGGCTGCTGCAGGCGTATGACCATGCCGGTGCGGCCGGCCTGGTTTCGAAGAAGCGATCGAGACCAAGCAATCGGCGCCATGGCGAGGAGTTTCGCAATGCGGCGCTGGATCTCATCCGCGAACGCTATCTGGATTTCGGTCCGACGCTGGCTCGCGAGAAGCTGATCGAACTGCATCATATTTCGGTCGCCAAGGAGACGCTGCGGCAATGGATGACAGAGGCCGGCATCTGGATCTCGCGGCGTGAGCGCAAGAAGCGGGTTTTCCAGCCGCGCGGCCGGCGCGATTGTTTCGGGGAGCTGGTTCAGATCGATGGATCGCATCACTGGTGGTTTGAGAACCGCGGTCCTAAATGCGCCCTGCTCGTCTACATCGATGATGCTACCGGCAAGCTGCTGCATCTGCGGTTCGCCGGATCAGAGAACACGTTCGACTATCTGCATGCGACGAAGGCGTATCTGCAGCAATGGGGTAAACCACTGGCGTTCTACAGCGACAAGCACAGCGTCTTTCGCTCGACTAATGCATCGGAGAAAGACCGGACGAGCGGGCTAACGCAGTTTGGACGTGCGCTCTATGAGCTGAACATCGACATCATCTGCGCCAACACTCCGCAAGCCAAAGGGGGAACGCGCCAACCAGACGCTGCAGGATCGGCTGGTGAAGGAGTTGCGGCTTCGCAGTATCGACACGATCGAGGCTGCCAATGCCTATGCATCAGAATTCATTGCGGATTTCAATTCCCGCTTCGGCAAATCGCCGCGCAATCCGAAGGACATGCACCGGCCGCTTGCCGATCATGAGAACCTTGACGGCGCCATGTGTAGGAAAGAAGCTCGCACGCTGTCGCAATCCCTGACACTGCGCTATGACAAAGTCCTCTTCGTTCTCGAACCCAGTGCCGTCTCCAGGCCCTTGGCAGGCAAGAAGGTCGTGGTTTGCGACTATCCGGATGGACGCCTCGAGATCATGCATGAGAGTTACGTCCTACCTTATAGAACCTTTGACACCTTGCGCTCGGTTCATCGGTCAGTTGTTGTCGAGAACAAGCGTCTGGATGACGTGCTCTCGGTCATCATAGAACAGCAGGCAGGGCGGGACCAGCAGCGCAGCAAAAGCGGCCCTCGTCGCACTGGACAGACAGATCATATGTTTGGCATTCGCGACGGCAGCACGAGCAACGGATATCAGAAGCGCGGGCGCAAGCCGGGTAAAAGGAAGGATTTCATGAGCGATCCGGACGTGATTGCTAAGCGACAGAAAGCTCTGGCTCGTATGGAAGCTGCAGAATGAATGGTGGCGAGCATATCTCAAAGCTAAAGCCGAAGGCATCTCATCCGCCCCCGCTCCTCCCTAGCAACCCGGCCCAGCCGGTCGGATCGGGGGCTGATCCGAGGAACAAGTGTCGCGTTTCTAATTGGCTGGAACCGTCGCGGCTCTAACCAGCTTTGACAGACCGACGTCCAAAGATCGTGGTCGTTGGTTCGTATCGTTTGAAGCCGTGCAGACCTTCAATATTTCTTTTTGCGAACGATCTTGTTGCCGCGTGGTCCGCTGAGGACTGGTGTTCTATCGCCGTTTTCAGCCACAAGGCTTCGCCACCGTTCGAGGCGGTGGTCGGCCAAAGTGCCGCTTTTGACAGCGCCCTGAACTGCGCAGCCCGGTTCATGCGCATGGGTACAATCGCGAAATCGGCAAAGCAGTGCCAGTTCCGTTATGTCGGCAAAAAGCGTATCGATCCCGTCGGTCAC from the Rhizobium sp. NZLR1 genome contains:
- a CDS encoding class I SAM-dependent methyltransferase, with amino-acid sequence MARSLVLDGESLVAPGEIRQATRRFAAPNPCDFTVAKADLAVSLDVSSRQFKSGVEASAIIERLTDALHRLRRRVHPEVWDVIVPIAQSHPVAHYLNQDPLTRWSFEKPRGYSGDARLLDFIYGRPEIEDAVASSSTLGRSIYAYTRNASSSVAVRERRDILARRVDEIASARPGSAEVLAIASGHLREGPLSRALGAGAIKRWVALDQDPMSVGTVARDFAGTSVESINGSVKSLLGGRHALGMFDFVYAAGLYDYLPDAVAVKLTKKCVSMLKPGGTFLFANFSPETDVDGYMETFMNWELLLRSEREMGLIASESAAGADLKVSVWPGSNRSVVYCEIEKQP